From the genome of Mesorhizobium japonicum MAFF 303099, one region includes:
- a CDS encoding HK97 gp10 family phage protein translates to MASFAATVGAWCLTVPIAVEIVFKESAQELVSQLDQLLADEVYAKPQASCYKRTGFLRASLMASTSAMPTLSRDNPGVAVPPDLGDVILVINGADLGDTLYLGYTANYAAFVHYGANGTTPRPWVTMVAQRWVMIVEAKAAEVKTRLGL, encoded by the coding sequence GTGGCCTCCTTTGCCGCGACGGTCGGCGCTTGGTGCCTGACGGTGCCGATCGCCGTCGAGATTGTGTTTAAGGAATCGGCACAAGAGCTTGTTTCCCAACTCGACCAGCTGCTGGCCGACGAAGTTTACGCCAAGCCGCAGGCGTCCTGCTACAAGCGAACCGGCTTCCTCCGCGCCTCTTTGATGGCGTCAACCTCGGCAATGCCAACGCTGTCGCGGGACAACCCAGGCGTAGCAGTGCCGCCTGACCTTGGCGACGTCATCCTGGTGATAAATGGCGCCGATCTCGGCGATACGCTCTACCTCGGCTACACGGCCAACTATGCGGCATTCGTGCATTACGGGGCCAACGGCACGACGCCGCGGCCTTGGGTGACGATGGTGGCGCAGCGCTGGGTCATGATCGTCGAGGCCAAGGCGGCCGAAGTGAAGACGCGACTGGGGCTCTGA
- a CDS encoding DUF4128 domain-containing protein, with product MPSIETQIWLALKARVAALTLTPALPVAWPNEDFIKPITGYLRVTHVPNVNRRLFIGSTEPHQRIGLLQVDVFSKKNQDASVAAEIAGQVAAWFPTDLRMTYGTVSVRVTKAPDVAQAIADDTHWLAPTSVEYECFA from the coding sequence ATGCCATCCATTGAGACCCAGATCTGGCTAGCCTTGAAGGCGAGGGTCGCCGCGTTGACCCTAACACCGGCCTTGCCCGTCGCATGGCCGAATGAGGATTTCATCAAGCCGATCACCGGCTATCTCCGTGTCACTCACGTCCCCAACGTCAATCGCCGGCTCTTCATCGGCTCAACCGAACCTCACCAGCGCATCGGGCTTCTGCAGGTCGACGTATTCAGCAAGAAAAACCAGGACGCGTCCGTCGCGGCTGAGATTGCCGGGCAGGTCGCGGCGTGGTTCCCGACCGATCTCCGGATGACCTACGGCACCGTCTCGGTTCGCGTCACCAAGGCGCCTGACGTCGCCCAAGCCATCGCTGATGACACGCACTGGCTGGCGCCGACGAGCGTCGAATACGAGTGCTTCGCATAG